The Nitrospirales bacterium genome includes a window with the following:
- a CDS encoding integration host factor subunit alpha yields MRKADVANIICEKVGLSKTEAMDRVEDVLNILKESLKKGEAIKIAGFGNFIVRSKGERKGRNPRTGEEIAITPRRVVTFRPSQLFKKHVNS; encoded by the coding sequence ATGAGAAAGGCTGATGTTGCCAACATCATTTGTGAAAAGGTGGGACTTTCCAAGACGGAGGCCATGGATCGAGTTGAAGATGTCCTAAACATTCTCAAAGAGAGTCTCAAAAAGGGAGAGGCGATCAAAATTGCTGGATTTGGGAACTTTATCGTGAGAAGCAAAGGGGAACGCAAGGGACGGAATCCACGAACGGGTGAAGAAATTGCCATCACCCCAAGGCGCGTTGTAACGTTTCGACCCAGCCAATTATTTAAAAAACATGTCAACTCTTAA